One Microbacterium sp. SSM24 genomic window, GCGCGTCGGACCGCGCACGCGGCAACGACGTCTCGCGCGAACGAAGAACTTCGCTCAGTCCGCCGAGCCGTGGGATGACGACTCGGTGTGGGCCGTCAGCTGCTTCGTGGTGCGCAAGGAGCACCGCGGCGAAGGACTCAACGATCGACTGCTCGCCGCCGCCGTCGACTTCGCGCGAGAGGGCGGCGCACGCGTGATCGAGGCATACCCGCTCGATCCCGCAGAGGGTTCCAAGAAGGGATCGAGCGCGCTGTTCCACGGCGTCGTGTCGACGTTCGTGAAGGCAGGTTTCGAAGAAGTGGCCCGTCCACGTGCAGATCTCGCTATCGTGGCTCTCGACCTGCGCTCCTGAGAGCGCCAGCCCTGGAACGTGGCCACGCCCCTGGGGTTGATCTACCCTGGACGACGGCGTCTCCTGTCATGCACCGCCTGAGGAGGACCATGCCACGCCTGTGGATCGCTTTCGCCCCGTTCATCTTCGCTGCGCTCGTGCACGTGTGGGCGCTCGCCGTCGACGCGCACGACGCCGCACGTCCCACGAAGCTGATGCTGATGCCGTTCCTCGCCCTCGCGGTGGTGTGGGCGGGGCATCGCCACTGGACGAGTGCGCACA contains:
- a CDS encoding GNAT family N-acetyltransferase — encoded protein: MAQITIQPATADRFADAQHAWDNGGDGRGCQCQWWTITNAEWNTTSQPQRQELFRAEVDAGPPPGLVAYVDGEPAGWVRVGPRTRQRRLARTKNFAQSAEPWDDDSVWAVSCFVVRKEHRGEGLNDRLLAAAVDFAREGGARVIEAYPLDPAEGSKKGSSALFHGVVSTFVKAGFEEVARPRADLAIVALDLRS